The Bacillus sp. BGMRC 2118 DNA segment GGTGGAGCTGCCAATCGTAAGGGTTCTTTCGGTTACTTAGTATTCCCGGATGATGGTAGAGGCTCTCAAAATCCTGTTGCCCAAAGATTTATGAAACGTGGTGCAGAAGCAGCTACACCGATACTTGTCGAACAGATTCAAAGTGATTTGGTTAAAAAGATTAAGGAGGAATTATAATGCCTACAATTATTACTGATTTTGATGCAGTATCACTGAAAAATGTAACTGCTCAATTTAAAGAGGGTGGAACTCCTTCACCAGGTACTTCATTTGGATGCGCTGGATCTATCGAAGGGGAAACAGAAAGCATTGTTATTGAGAAGAAATGTGCCGGTACTACAAAGAAAACCATTACCAAACCTCAAAAGATGACGCTAACGTACAATGGTCATCTTCCTGTACAAGTTTTAAGAGATGTATTTGGACTTTCAAATGTTGGATTGAAGCCAGGTATCTATGCATATGGGCAAAATTCCAAGCCTAAAGAATTTGTTCTAACTGCTGATGTTGTGGATGAATTTGAAGATGTAACTAAATTAATTGC contains these protein-coding regions:
- a CDS encoding phage tail protein, whose amino-acid sequence is MPTIITDFDAVSLKNVTAQFKEGGTPSPGTSFGCAGSIEGETESIVIEKKCAGTTKKTITKPQKMTLTYNGHLPVQVLRDVFGLSNVGLKPGIYAYGQNSKPKEFVLTADVVDEFEDVTKLIAFPATASATGLKIQTIENGAEEVAQIELELTVVVDDLGNLYYEAIVPELEDSTVSTQWHTQFNRELVEAIATP